One segment of Comamonas thiooxydans DNA contains the following:
- a CDS encoding Bug family tripartite tricarboxylate transporter substrate binding protein — protein sequence MTQTRRQWLKAGAGAAAASALGPLAWASSGQPIRILVGFPPGGGSDAIARLLADKLKDELGGVTVLVENRPGAGGQIAAQLLKASPADGHTLFLTHDHTISILPKVVKKPGFDPQQDFIPVAGVATFVNALAVSSNTPVRNLAEYAAWARGSAKNGTIGIPAPASTPEFLVKILADHYKLDLVAAPYRGSAPLLADMLGNQIPAGIASVPDFMENQKAGKLRVIGVLGAKRQVSMPEVPTLLEQGIKGFEDMPYYGIFAPKGVPQAFVERFSAAVGNVLKQRDVYAQLTALGLTVGYMNPRQLGEREAAYSKVWAGIIQRSGFQPQ from the coding sequence ATGACGCAAACTCGTCGTCAATGGCTGAAGGCCGGTGCGGGAGCGGCGGCAGCATCGGCCCTGGGCCCGCTGGCCTGGGCCTCGTCGGGCCAGCCCATCCGCATTCTGGTGGGCTTTCCACCCGGCGGTGGCTCGGATGCGATTGCGCGCCTGCTGGCCGACAAGCTCAAGGACGAACTGGGCGGCGTGACGGTGCTGGTGGAGAATCGTCCCGGGGCCGGCGGCCAGATTGCAGCGCAACTGCTCAAGGCCTCGCCTGCCGATGGTCATACGCTGTTTCTCACGCACGACCACACCATCTCCATCCTGCCCAAGGTCGTGAAAAAGCCGGGCTTCGATCCGCAGCAAGACTTCATTCCCGTGGCCGGGGTCGCCACTTTTGTGAATGCGCTGGCTGTGTCCAGCAACACGCCGGTGAGGAATCTGGCCGAGTACGCGGCCTGGGCCAGGGGCAGTGCCAAGAACGGCACCATCGGCATTCCGGCTCCGGCATCGACGCCCGAATTTCTGGTCAAGATCCTGGCCGACCACTACAAGCTTGATCTGGTGGCAGCACCGTATCGCGGCAGTGCCCCCTTGCTGGCCGATATGCTGGGCAATCAGATTCCTGCCGGCATTGCCTCGGTGCCGGACTTCATGGAGAACCAGAAGGCTGGCAAGTTGCGCGTGATCGGCGTGTTGGGCGCCAAGCGCCAGGTCTCCATGCCCGAAGTGCCGACCTTGCTGGAGCAGGGCATCAAGGGCTTCGAGGACATGCCTTACTACGGCATTTTTGCACCCAAGGGCGTGCCCCAGGCCTTTGTCGAGCGCTTTTCTGCAGCCGTGGGCAATGTGCTCAAGCAGCGTGATGTCTACGCGCAGTTGACGGCGCTGGGACTTACAGTTGGATACATGAATCCCCGCCAGTTGGGGGAGCGTGAGGCCGCCTATTCCAAGGTTTGGGCCGGTATCATTCAGCGCAGCGGTTTCCAGCCGCAGTAG
- a CDS encoding MG2 domain-containing protein translates to MTVPYAEGRKREQTVPHWRKLLNAGLLWGLAATAAHAVGVRQFSPQGDVSKVGQVVVQFDAAAVRFGDPKAAAPVNLQCSNAQAAKGTGRWNSEKEWVFDFAQNLPAGVRCTAQINPQFKSVSGGALTGAASYQFQTGGPQVASIAPDTYEEVDEQQYFALRLTGAASVDSLKQRVWCTSEGVGERIPVQLIEGKDREAVLQQRHWDKDAAKNPQNFAVLACNRRLTSGSKMTLVYGKGVAMANGLVSKDEQRYEYQVRQPFSADFSCERENANAACLPIRPMRLSFSAPVPRKLIEGIRLKSGASAVAPIIEQNGDKLAEDSLVDSVTFPATMQPNSKYVVELPPQFKDAAGRTLSNANMFPLATATGNMPPLVKFAAAPFGIVERFAEGPKGPALLPVTLRNVEPQLLGKSLDASVVRTKKGGSDADIIAWLKKVERYDSYSVERKRAARDVKVLPPVINDDKHWVQTRMLSLLDGQSQTQTLELPKAAKSDPRPFEVVGIPLNPGFQVVEIASPMLGQSLLDEGYGAGRTMYVRTSVLVTNLAVHFKLGRENSVAWVTTLDKGKVVPGATVQVSDCNGQAIASAVSDAQGLVTFNGLNPNPPSCSNEEGYYRSSSYFVSARAKTEAGEELAFVWSNWNKGIESWRFNVPTSSSNKRDEVAHTVFDRMLFRAGETVSMKHFLRALTGPGKNSTGFEQTQDKPDRLTITHLGSGQRFTQALSWNANGSASSEFPISKAAKLGEYAVELGYTNGSGRRSSFSTGIFRVEEFRLPVMEGRVGPAGKEQLYAVSSVPAEVQINYVSGGAAANLPVKVSALLRSKSLDFAGWDGFSFNPPRSAQDVGSSDDEESTAADDTKVVADKLPVTLDKNGLGKVAIDKLPKSGEPRELLMEATYADPNGEVQTLRSTRTIWPAAVVAGVRSENWISVDRKLRFQALTLDTAGKAQAGVPVKVEAVARITTSSRKRLVGGFYSYDNQTTLKNLGTVCSGTSDSHGLVQCEAQLSQPGEVELIVKAADKDGRSSQAATSVWVTGQGELWFGGEDHDRMDVLSERKSYEPGETARFQVRMPFRRATALVAVEREGIVSTQVVELTGENPTVDVKVEDNWGPNAYVSVLALRGRLMEVPWYSFFTWGFKSPLEWWRAFWNDGKEFIAPTSMVDLSKPAFRFGMSEIRVGLKSNTLDVKVSSDKSSYKVRGTAKVTIKATLPDGKPAAGAHVALAAVDQALLELMPNSSWNLLDAMLTRREWGVQTATAQMEVIGRRHYGKKAVPAGGGGGRSPTRELLDTLLLWKHDVVLDGNGMALIEVPLNDALTTFQVVAVADAGVSLFGTGQAAIRTTQDLQIISGLPPLVREDDQFRAQVTLRNTSAKAMKVEVTPRATMLELKAQTVEIPAGEAREVAWDVKAPAQLSGTRAEALIWEISARDTAGGADVAQDALKISQRIVPAVPLSVQQATLVQVNGNYSVPVNPPADALPGRGGLQMSLVPKLTEGLPGVRDWWARYPYSCLEQTTSKAVGMNNAELWGSTMAQLPNYLDGDGLANYFPPQDGSASRGSDTLTAHLLNMSAMAQGVDKRFVVPAAERARMEDGLIAFVEGRIQRNFWSPRKDLEMRKLAAISALALSGKATPRMLDSINATPNQWPTHTVIDWVMLLQRMSDAPQRDERLAQAMQILRARLTFNGTRAGFSTEQDDGWWWLMQGPDVNLARLILATINDPAWTEDMPRLVSGFIARQQAGAWNTTTANLWGALALRRFSQKFESEPVAGSTVASMNGNEAKVNWADVRRATSEDAQGTAHANSVFGEPVRAGGLMNNTMFMPWAKAGKGQLSVTQQGTGKPWLTVQSVAAVQLKAPFSAGYTIKKTVTPVEQADKGLFGGGQYTRGDVLRVTLEVQAKTDMTWVAITDPIPTGATILGGGLGRDSEIASKGEKQEGAGWLAYEERSFESYRAYYQYLPAGTTKVEYTVRLNNAGEFALPPTRAEALYAPEMFGEIPNAKLKVVMPK, encoded by the coding sequence ATGACTGTGCCTTATGCAGAGGGAAGGAAGAGGGAGCAGACTGTGCCGCACTGGCGCAAATTGCTGAATGCAGGTCTGTTATGGGGCCTGGCGGCCACGGCGGCCCATGCCGTGGGGGTGCGCCAGTTCAGCCCGCAGGGCGATGTGAGCAAGGTGGGTCAGGTGGTGGTGCAGTTCGATGCAGCTGCCGTGCGCTTTGGCGACCCCAAGGCCGCTGCGCCGGTCAACCTGCAGTGCAGCAATGCCCAGGCCGCCAAGGGCACGGGGCGCTGGAACAGCGAAAAGGAATGGGTCTTCGACTTTGCCCAGAACCTGCCCGCAGGCGTGCGCTGCACGGCCCAGATCAACCCGCAGTTCAAGAGCGTTTCGGGTGGGGCCCTGACGGGCGCGGCCAGCTATCAATTTCAGACAGGCGGTCCGCAGGTGGCCAGCATTGCGCCCGACACCTATGAAGAGGTGGACGAGCAGCAGTACTTTGCCCTGCGCCTGACGGGTGCGGCATCCGTGGACAGCCTCAAGCAGCGCGTCTGGTGTACCTCCGAAGGAGTGGGCGAGCGCATTCCCGTGCAACTGATCGAGGGCAAGGACCGCGAGGCCGTGCTCCAGCAGCGTCATTGGGACAAGGATGCTGCCAAGAACCCGCAGAACTTCGCGGTGCTGGCCTGTAACCGCCGTCTGACCTCGGGCAGCAAGATGACCCTGGTCTATGGCAAGGGCGTGGCCATGGCCAATGGCCTGGTCAGCAAGGACGAGCAGCGCTATGAGTACCAGGTACGGCAGCCCTTCAGCGCCGACTTCAGCTGCGAGCGCGAGAACGCCAACGCCGCCTGCCTGCCGATTCGCCCCATGCGTCTGTCCTTCAGCGCGCCGGTGCCGCGCAAGCTGATCGAAGGCATACGCCTCAAGAGTGGTGCCTCGGCCGTGGCACCCATCATCGAGCAGAACGGCGACAAGCTGGCCGAGGATTCGCTGGTGGACAGCGTGACCTTCCCCGCCACCATGCAGCCGAACTCCAAGTATGTGGTGGAGCTGCCGCCGCAGTTCAAGGATGCCGCGGGTCGCACGCTGAGCAATGCCAATATGTTCCCGCTGGCCACGGCCACGGGCAATATGCCGCCGCTGGTGAAGTTTGCCGCCGCACCCTTCGGCATCGTCGAGCGCTTTGCCGAAGGCCCCAAGGGCCCGGCGCTGCTGCCCGTGACGCTGCGCAATGTGGAGCCGCAGCTTCTGGGCAAGTCGCTGGACGCCAGCGTGGTGCGCACCAAGAAGGGCGGCTCGGACGCCGACATCATCGCCTGGCTCAAAAAGGTCGAGCGCTATGACAGCTACAGCGTGGAGCGCAAGCGCGCTGCGCGTGATGTAAAGGTCTTGCCTCCTGTCATCAACGACGACAAGCATTGGGTGCAGACCCGCATGCTGTCGCTGCTGGACGGCCAGAGCCAGACCCAGACGCTGGAGCTGCCCAAGGCGGCCAAGAGCGACCCGCGCCCCTTCGAGGTCGTCGGCATTCCGCTGAACCCGGGCTTCCAGGTAGTGGAGATCGCCTCGCCCATGCTGGGCCAGTCTCTGCTCGACGAAGGCTATGGAGCGGGCCGCACCATGTATGTGCGCACCTCGGTGCTGGTGACCAATCTGGCCGTGCACTTCAAGCTTGGGCGAGAGAACTCCGTGGCCTGGGTGACGACGCTGGACAAGGGCAAGGTGGTGCCGGGCGCCACGGTGCAGGTCTCGGACTGCAACGGTCAGGCGATTGCTTCGGCCGTCAGTGATGCCCAGGGTTTGGTGACCTTTAACGGCCTCAATCCCAATCCGCCTTCCTGCAGCAACGAAGAAGGCTACTACCGCAGCAGCTCCTATTTCGTGAGTGCTCGGGCCAAGACCGAGGCTGGCGAGGAGCTGGCCTTTGTCTGGAGCAACTGGAACAAGGGCATAGAGTCCTGGCGTTTCAATGTGCCGACCAGCTCCAGCAACAAGCGCGACGAAGTCGCGCATACGGTGTTTGACCGCATGCTGTTCCGTGCCGGCGAAACCGTGTCCATGAAGCATTTTCTGCGTGCCCTGACGGGCCCCGGCAAGAACTCCACGGGCTTTGAGCAGACCCAGGACAAGCCTGACCGCCTGACTATCACCCATCTGGGCAGTGGCCAGCGCTTTACCCAGGCCCTGAGCTGGAATGCCAATGGCAGCGCGAGCAGCGAGTTTCCCATCTCCAAGGCCGCCAAGCTGGGCGAATATGCGGTGGAGCTGGGCTATACCAATGGCAGCGGCCGCCGCTCCAGCTTCAGCACTGGCATCTTCCGTGTCGAAGAGTTCCGCCTTCCCGTGATGGAGGGGCGTGTGGGCCCGGCCGGCAAGGAGCAGCTCTACGCTGTCAGCAGCGTGCCTGCCGAAGTGCAGATCAACTATGTCTCGGGCGGCGCTGCCGCCAATCTGCCGGTCAAGGTGTCGGCTCTGCTGCGCTCCAAATCGCTGGATTTCGCGGGCTGGGATGGCTTCAGCTTCAACCCGCCGCGCAGTGCCCAGGACGTGGGCAGCAGTGATGACGAGGAAAGCACCGCGGCTGACGACACCAAGGTCGTGGCCGACAAACTGCCCGTGACGCTGGACAAGAATGGTCTGGGCAAGGTTGCTATCGACAAGCTGCCCAAGTCCGGCGAGCCGCGCGAGCTGCTGATGGAAGCGACCTACGCCGATCCGAATGGCGAGGTGCAGACCCTGCGCAGCACGCGCACCATCTGGCCTGCCGCGGTGGTGGCGGGCGTGCGCTCCGAGAACTGGATTTCGGTGGATCGCAAGCTGCGCTTTCAGGCGCTGACGCTGGATACGGCAGGCAAGGCCCAGGCCGGCGTGCCCGTCAAGGTCGAGGCCGTGGCGCGCATCACCACCTCCAGCCGCAAGCGACTGGTGGGCGGCTTCTACAGCTACGACAACCAGACCACGCTCAAGAATCTGGGCACCGTCTGCTCGGGCACCAGCGACAGCCATGGCTTGGTGCAATGCGAGGCCCAGCTGTCCCAGCCCGGAGAGGTGGAACTGATCGTCAAGGCTGCCGACAAGGACGGCCGCAGCAGCCAGGCCGCGACCTCGGTGTGGGTCACGGGCCAGGGCGAGCTCTGGTTCGGTGGCGAAGACCATGACCGCATGGATGTGCTGTCCGAGCGCAAGAGCTACGAGCCCGGCGAGACCGCGCGCTTCCAGGTGCGCATGCCCTTCCGCCGCGCCACGGCGCTGGTGGCCGTGGAGCGCGAAGGCATCGTCAGCACCCAGGTGGTGGAGCTGACGGGCGAGAACCCCACGGTGGACGTCAAGGTCGAAGACAACTGGGGTCCCAACGCCTATGTCAGCGTGCTGGCGCTGCGTGGCCGCCTGATGGAAGTGCCCTGGTACAGCTTCTTCACCTGGGGCTTCAAGTCGCCGCTGGAATGGTGGCGTGCCTTCTGGAATGACGGCAAGGAATTCATCGCCCCGACTTCCATGGTGGACCTCTCCAAGCCCGCCTTCCGTTTCGGCATGTCCGAAATTCGCGTGGGCCTGAAGAGCAATACGCTGGACGTCAAGGTGTCCTCGGACAAGTCCAGCTACAAGGTGCGTGGCACGGCCAAGGTCACCATCAAGGCCACGCTGCCCGATGGCAAGCCTGCTGCAGGTGCCCATGTGGCGCTGGCGGCCGTGGACCAGGCCTTGCTGGAGCTGATGCCCAACAGCAGCTGGAATCTGCTCGATGCCATGCTGACGCGCCGCGAATGGGGCGTGCAGACGGCAACCGCCCAGATGGAGGTGATCGGTCGGCGCCACTATGGCAAGAAGGCCGTGCCTGCGGGCGGCGGCGGTGGCCGCAGCCCCACACGCGAACTGCTGGACACCCTGCTGCTGTGGAAGCACGATGTGGTGCTGGACGGCAACGGCATGGCCCTGATCGAGGTGCCGCTCAACGATGCCCTGACCACCTTCCAGGTGGTGGCCGTGGCCGATGCGGGCGTGAGCCTGTTCGGTACCGGCCAGGCGGCGATCCGCACCACGCAGGATCTGCAGATCATCAGCGGCCTGCCTCCCCTGGTGCGCGAGGACGATCAGTTCCGCGCCCAGGTCACGCTGCGCAACACCTCGGCCAAGGCCATGAAGGTGGAGGTCACGCCGCGCGCCACCATGCTGGAGCTCAAGGCCCAGACCGTGGAAATCCCCGCTGGCGAGGCGCGTGAAGTGGCCTGGGATGTGAAGGCTCCGGCCCAGCTCTCCGGCACGCGTGCCGAAGCGCTGATCTGGGAGATTTCCGCGCGCGATACCGCTGGTGGCGCCGACGTGGCGCAGGATGCGCTCAAGATCAGCCAGCGCATCGTGCCCGCCGTGCCGCTGTCGGTGCAGCAGGCCACGCTGGTGCAGGTCAACGGCAACTACAGCGTGCCCGTGAATCCGCCCGCCGACGCGCTGCCCGGTCGTGGCGGCCTGCAGATGTCGCTGGTGCCCAAGCTGACCGAAGGTCTGCCCGGCGTGCGCGACTGGTGGGCCCGCTACCCCTACTCCTGCCTGGAGCAGACCACCAGCAAGGCCGTTGGCATGAACAACGCCGAGCTGTGGGGAAGCACCATGGCCCAGCTGCCCAACTATCTGGACGGTGACGGCCTGGCGAACTACTTCCCGCCGCAGGATGGCTCTGCCAGCCGCGGCAGCGACACGCTGACCGCGCATCTGCTCAATATGTCGGCCATGGCACAGGGCGTTGACAAGCGCTTCGTGGTCCCGGCCGCAGAGCGCGCGCGCATGGAGGACGGCCTGATCGCGTTCGTGGAAGGCCGCATCCAGCGCAACTTCTGGAGCCCGCGCAAGGATCTGGAAATGCGCAAGCTGGCCGCCATCAGCGCGCTGGCACTGTCGGGCAAGGCCACGCCGCGCATGCTGGACAGCATCAATGCCACGCCCAACCAGTGGCCCACGCACACGGTCATCGACTGGGTGATGCTGCTGCAACGCATGAGCGATGCGCCGCAGCGCGATGAGCGCCTGGCCCAGGCCATGCAGATCCTGCGTGCCCGCCTGACCTTCAACGGCACGCGTGCCGGCTTCTCGACCGAGCAGGACGATGGCTGGTGGTGGCTGATGCAGGGCCCTGACGTGAATCTGGCGCGCCTGATTCTGGCGACCATCAACGATCCGGCCTGGACCGAGGACATGCCGCGTCTGGTCAGTGGCTTTATCGCGCGCCAGCAGGCCGGTGCCTGGAACACGACCACGGCCAACCTCTGGGGCGCTCTGGCGCTGCGCCGCTTCTCGCAGAAGTTCGAGTCCGAGCCCGTGGCCGGCAGCACCGTGGCCAGCATGAACGGCAACGAAGCCAAGGTGAACTGGGCCGATGTCAGGCGTGCCACGTCCGAGGATGCGCAGGGCACGGCCCATGCCAACAGCGTTTTCGGTGAACCCGTGCGCGCCGGCGGTCTGATGAACAACACTATGTTCATGCCCTGGGCCAAGGCCGGCAAGGGACAGCTCAGCGTGACGCAGCAAGGCACGGGCAAGCCCTGGCTGACCGTGCAGTCCGTGGCGGCCGTGCAGCTGAAGGCGCCGTTCAGCGCCGGCTACACCATCAAGAAGACCGTCACGCCGGTGGAGCAGGCGGACAAGGGTCTGTTTGGTGGCGGCCAGTACACGCGCGGCGATGTGCTGCGCGTGACGCTGGAGGTGCAGGCCAAGACCGATATGACCTGGGTGGCCATCACTGACCCCATCCCCACGGGGGCGACGATTCTGGGTGGCGGCCTGGGCCGTGATTCGGAGATCGCGTCCAAGGGCGAGAAGCAGGAAGGCGCCGGCTGGCTGGCCTACGAAGAGCGCAGCTTCGAGTCCTACCGCGCCTACTACCAGTACCTGCCCGCAGGGACGACCAAGGTCGAATACACGGTGCGCCTGAACAACGCCGGTGAATTCGCCCTGCCGCCCACGCGTGCCGAAGCGCTGTATGCGCCCGAGATGTTTGGCGAGATTCCCAACGCCAAGCTCAAGGTGGTGATGCCCAAGTAA
- a CDS encoding ABC transporter ATP-binding protein — MSLIELENVAKSWGDATALHAVSLRIEPGSFCVLLGPSGCGKSTTLRMIAGLDMPSSGSVRIDGRDVTHLPPAERGIAMVFQNYALFPHLSVADNIQFGLQVRKVGKAEREQRLRQTAELLGLTALLERRPGQLSGGQQQRVALGRALVAQARVCLMDEPLSNLDAQLRQEMRAELRELQQRLGLTVVYVTHDQAEAMSMADQVVLLNKGLVEQAAGPREIYAKPATTFAARFIGTPAMNIVALQGNRIAGSDVVVAPDLVAGGAYPQALGVRPEVIAVARDADGAAEGDGKHIEATVQGFEYLGADLVLRCRVGSELLTVRVPGHAHADLRPGQAVFLCWPQQAAHWFDAQGGRIHVCGQAVESARSLLAAA, encoded by the coding sequence ATGTCTTTGATCGAGCTGGAGAACGTCGCCAAATCCTGGGGTGACGCCACGGCCCTGCATGCCGTGAGTCTGCGCATTGAACCAGGCTCGTTCTGCGTCCTGCTCGGCCCTTCGGGCTGCGGCAAATCCACCACCTTGCGCATGATTGCCGGGCTGGACATGCCCAGCTCGGGGTCGGTGCGCATCGATGGTCGCGACGTTACCCATCTGCCGCCAGCGGAGCGCGGCATTGCCATGGTGTTCCAGAACTATGCGCTGTTCCCGCATCTGAGCGTGGCCGACAACATCCAGTTCGGTCTGCAGGTGCGCAAGGTCGGCAAGGCCGAGCGCGAGCAGCGTCTCAGGCAAACGGCCGAGCTGCTGGGACTGACGGCGCTGCTGGAGCGCCGGCCCGGGCAACTCTCGGGCGGCCAGCAGCAACGCGTGGCGCTGGGCCGTGCGCTGGTGGCGCAGGCCAGGGTCTGCCTGATGGATGAACCGCTGTCCAACCTCGATGCCCAGCTGCGCCAGGAAATGCGCGCCGAGCTGCGCGAGTTGCAGCAGCGTCTGGGCCTCACGGTGGTCTATGTGACCCACGATCAGGCCGAGGCCATGAGCATGGCCGATCAGGTGGTGCTGCTCAACAAGGGCCTGGTGGAACAGGCCGCCGGGCCGCGCGAGATCTATGCCAAGCCCGCAACCACGTTTGCCGCGCGCTTTATCGGCACGCCCGCCATGAACATCGTGGCCCTGCAGGGCAACCGGATTGCCGGCAGCGATGTGGTCGTGGCCCCGGATCTGGTGGCGGGCGGAGCCTATCCGCAGGCGCTGGGCGTGCGGCCCGAGGTGATTGCCGTGGCGCGCGATGCCGATGGCGCCGCCGAGGGCGATGGCAAGCACATTGAGGCCACCGTGCAGGGCTTTGAATATCTGGGCGCCGATCTGGTGCTGCGCTGCCGGGTGGGCAGCGAGCTGCTGACGGTGCGCGTGCCCGGCCATGCCCATGCCGATCTGCGGCCCGGGCAGGCCGTGTTCCTGTGCTGGCCGCAGCAGGCTGCGCACTGGTTCGATGCCCAGGGCGGGCGCATTCATGTGTGCGGGCAGGCGGTGGAATCCGCCCGCTCCTTGCTGGCCGCAGCCTGA
- a CDS encoding ABC transporter substrate-binding protein has product MRRQTFVHGLFAAAAGLGLAGTALAQSPLEVPFYYPVAVGGPITKVIDGYAADFNKAHPQYKLTPIYAGTYQETIVKALTAHKAGKAPATSVLLSTDMFTLMDEGAIAPIDDFVKTDADKAWLKGFYPAFMANSQTGGKTWGVPFQRSTVVMYYNKEAFKEAGLSPDKAPQNWKELKEAAHKLTRKDASGKVVQYGIQIPSTGFGYWMLQTLTTPNDVLLANESGTRVMLNHPKVVEALNFWVSLVKDGVHPAGVVEWGTTPRDFMEKKAAIIVTTTGNLTNIRANAKFDFGVGQIAGNVRKGSPTGGGNFYIFKNAPREQQQAAFEFAKWVTQPERAAQWSMDSGYVAVSPAAYETPALKKYGQEFPQALVARDQLPVSVAEYSTHENQRVTKVLNDAIQAALNGTKTAAQAMDDAQKESDRILRRYK; this is encoded by the coding sequence ATGCGTCGTCAAACCTTTGTTCACGGCCTGTTCGCCGCTGCCGCCGGCCTTGGCCTGGCGGGCACTGCTCTTGCACAGTCCCCGCTGGAAGTGCCTTTCTATTACCCCGTGGCCGTGGGCGGCCCCATCACCAAGGTGATAGACGGCTATGCGGCGGACTTCAACAAGGCGCATCCGCAGTACAAGCTCACGCCCATCTATGCGGGCACCTATCAGGAAACCATCGTCAAGGCGCTGACGGCGCACAAGGCGGGCAAGGCGCCAGCGACCTCGGTGCTGCTGTCCACCGATATGTTCACGCTGATGGACGAGGGCGCGATTGCGCCCATCGACGACTTCGTGAAGACCGATGCCGACAAGGCCTGGCTCAAGGGCTTTTACCCGGCCTTCATGGCCAACAGCCAGACCGGTGGCAAGACCTGGGGCGTGCCCTTTCAGCGCTCCACCGTGGTCATGTACTACAACAAGGAAGCTTTCAAGGAGGCTGGCCTGAGCCCCGACAAGGCGCCCCAGAACTGGAAGGAGCTCAAGGAGGCAGCCCACAAGCTGACCAGGAAGGACGCCAGCGGCAAGGTCGTGCAATACGGCATCCAGATTCCGTCCACCGGCTTTGGCTACTGGATGCTGCAGACCCTGACCACGCCCAATGATGTGCTGCTGGCCAACGAGTCTGGCACCCGCGTCATGCTCAACCACCCCAAGGTGGTGGAAGCGCTGAACTTCTGGGTCAGCCTGGTCAAGGATGGCGTGCACCCGGCAGGTGTGGTGGAGTGGGGAACGACGCCCAGGGACTTCATGGAAAAGAAGGCCGCCATCATCGTGACGACCACGGGCAATCTCACCAATATCCGTGCCAATGCCAAGTTCGACTTCGGCGTGGGCCAGATCGCCGGCAATGTCCGCAAGGGCTCGCCCACGGGCGGGGGCAATTTCTACATCTTCAAGAACGCGCCCAGGGAGCAGCAGCAGGCTGCGTTCGAGTTTGCCAAATGGGTGACCCAGCCCGAGCGTGCCGCCCAGTGGAGCATGGACAGCGGCTATGTGGCGGTCTCGCCTGCGGCTTACGAGACGCCTGCGCTCAAGAAGTACGGCCAGGAATTTCCTCAGGCCCTGGTGGCGCGTGACCAGTTGCCCGTGTCGGTGGCCGAGTATTCCACCCATGAGAACCAGCGCGTGACCAAGGTGCTCAACGATGCGATCCAGGCGGCCCTGAACGGCACCAAGACCGCAGCCCAGGCCATGGACGACGCGCAGAAGGAATCCGACCGCATTCTGCGTCGCTACAAGTAA
- a CDS encoding carbohydrate ABC transporter permease: MSAPLPSRAARGLAQAAARKQAVHAWLLLMPALVLLLGFTHWPALSTLIDSLHATGRGGQSGEWVGLENYALMVDDPVFWQAVRNNLWFAAATIPLSMGLALLMALWVNEKLAGRALLRMAYFTPTVLPMIAVANIWLFFYTPQYGLLEQLRGALGLEAHNWLGDPSTALACITLVAVWKEAGFFMIFYLAALQTLNPSLKEAAVIEGASRWYFLRRVQWPLLMPTTLFILVNAVINAFRLVDHVFILTRGGPDNASTLLLYHLYEVGFKFWDTGYAAAITVVLVLVLAAMALFQFFVLDKKVHYQ; encoded by the coding sequence ATGTCTGCGCCCTTGCCATCCAGGGCCGCCCGCGGGCTGGCGCAGGCCGCAGCACGAAAGCAGGCCGTGCATGCCTGGCTGCTGCTCATGCCGGCGCTGGTGCTGCTGCTGGGCTTTACACATTGGCCGGCCTTGTCCACGTTGATCGACAGCCTGCATGCCACGGGTCGTGGCGGCCAGTCCGGAGAATGGGTGGGGCTGGAAAACTATGCGCTCATGGTCGACGACCCCGTGTTCTGGCAGGCCGTGCGCAACAACCTCTGGTTTGCCGCAGCCACCATTCCGCTGTCCATGGGACTGGCCTTGCTGATGGCGCTGTGGGTCAACGAGAAGCTCGCGGGGCGGGCCTTGCTGCGCATGGCCTATTTCACGCCCACAGTGCTGCCCATGATTGCAGTGGCCAATATCTGGCTGTTCTTCTACACGCCTCAGTACGGACTGCTGGAGCAGTTGCGCGGCGCACTGGGTCTGGAGGCGCACAACTGGCTGGGCGATCCATCCACGGCCCTGGCCTGCATCACGCTGGTGGCCGTGTGGAAGGAGGCCGGCTTTTTCATGATCTTCTATCTGGCCGCGCTGCAGACGCTCAATCCCAGCCTCAAGGAGGCAGCGGTCATCGAAGGCGCATCGCGCTGGTATTTCCTGCGCCGCGTGCAGTGGCCGCTGCTCATGCCGACCACGCTGTTCATCCTGGTCAACGCCGTGATCAATGCCTTCCGGCTGGTGGACCATGTGTTCATCCTCACGCGCGGCGGGCCGGACAATGCCTCCACGCTGCTGCTCTATCACCTCTACGAAGTGGGTTTCAAGTTCTGGGATACCGGCTATGCCGCGGCCATCACCGTGGTGCTGGTTTTGGTGCTGGCTGCCATGGCGCTGTTCCAGTTCTTCGTGCTGGACAAAAAGGTGCACTATCAATGA